One Mugil cephalus isolate CIBA_MC_2020 chromosome 8, CIBA_Mcephalus_1.1, whole genome shotgun sequence genomic window carries:
- the LOC125011688 gene encoding bifunctional methylenetetrahydrofolate dehydrogenase/cyclohydrolase 2, mitochondrial-like produces the protein MAASVSPLRSSFRICSPLTLHHHCCRATLRMHRKCESLQRRNLHLSATRHAAVVISGTELARQLHREIQRDVEELVAQGNMRPHLGVVLVGDDPASRTYVKNKTRAASILGISSDTVVRPSSVSQEELLELIDKMNRDWRVSGLLVQLPLPEHINERAVCNAIAPEKDVDGFHIVNIGKLCLDQRSMVPATPAAVWEIIKRAGIETVGRNVLVAGRSKNVGMPIAMLLHTDRNHERPGGDATVTIAHRCTPRERLKELTSLADIIIAAAGVPRLITADMVKEGAAVIDVGINRIKDPNTGKLRLIGDVDFEGVKEKAGFITPVPGGVGPMTVAMLMKNTVTAARNALMH, from the exons atggcgGCCTCTGTTTCACCGCTACGCTCCTCCTTCAGGATCTGTAGCCCGTTAACGCTCCACCATCACTGCTGCAGGGCCACGCTGCGGATGCACAGGAAATGCGAGAGTCTCCAGAGGAGAAACCTACACCTGTCGGCGACGAG ACATGCTGCTGTGGTTATTTCTGGAACAGAGCTGGCTCGTCAGCTTCACAGAGAAATCCAGCGTGatgtggaggagctggtggcACAGGGCAACATGAGACCCCACCTAGGAGTGGTACTAGTGGGGGACGACCCAGCCAGTCGTACCTACGTGAAGAACAAGACCCGGGCAGCCAGCATCCTGG GTATTTCCAGTGACACGGTGGTGCGTCCCAGCTCGGTGTcccaggaggagctgctggagctgatCGACAAGATGAACCGTGACTGGAGGGTCAGTGGCCTCCTGGTGCAGTTGCCACTACCTG AGCACATTAATGAGCGAGCGGTGTGCAACGCCATTGCTCCAGAGAAGGATGTGGACGGCTTCCACATTGTGAATATCGGGAAACTGTGTCTGGACCAGAGATCAATGGTGCCTGCAACACCTGCAGCCGTCTGGGAGATCATCAAAAGAGCAG GTATTGAGACTGTGGGAAGGAACGTCCTGGTCGCTGGACGCTCCAAAAATGTTGGAATGCCCATTGCAATGTTGCTGCACACTGATCGCAACCACGAACGCCCCGGAG GTGATGCCACAGTAACCATCGCCCACAGATGTACGCCGAGGGAGCGGCTGAAAGAGCTGACCAGCCTGGCTGATATCATTATTGCAGCTGCAG gtgtTCCCAGGTTGATCACAGCAGATATGGTGAAGGAGGGCGCAGCAGTCATCGACGTGGGCATAAACCGAATCAAGGACCCAAACACAGGGAAACTCCGGCTCATTGGTGATGTGGACTTTGAAG GAGTGAAGGAGAAAGCAGGTTTCATCACACCTGTTCCCGGAGGTGTTGGTCCAATGACTGTTGCTATGCTGATGAAAAACACTGTGACTGCTGCCAGAAACGCACTGATGCATTGA
- the LOC125012362 gene encoding epigen-like, whose amino-acid sequence MTTQTQTYLEKAFLSSVAVLLLLATVGQSAEVTTELQATATPPPTVSPMNNTTEQPRVLHLHKPCGSEHETFCANGGTCVYPQDNEKPFCICTSSFVGPRCMLTSEQTMVLPEFEKMIAVILAVVMLLLILAIVIYCLAYRRCVKSAPLIKSAPSEISV is encoded by the exons ATgacgacacaaacacagacataccTGGAGAAAG CCTTCCTCTCGTCGGTGGCGGTGCTGCTTCTCCTGGCCACGGTTGGACAATCTGCAGAAGTGACGACTGAGCTCCAAGCCACAGCGACGCCTCCTCCAACAGTATCACCCATGAACA ACACCACGGAGCAACCTCGAGTCCTGCATTTGCACAAACCCTGCGGGAGCGAACACGAAACGTTCTGCGCCAACGGGGGCACGTGCGTGTACCCCCAAGACAACGAGAAACCATTTTGCAT CTGCACGTCTTCGTTCGTCGGGCCTCGCTGCATGCTCACCAGCGAACAAACCATGGTCCTGCCCGAGTTCGAGAAAATGATCGCCGTCATCTTGGCTGTGGTCATGCTGCTCCTGATCCTGGCCATTGTGATTTACTGCCTGGCCTATAGAAG GTGTGTAAAATCGGCGCCGCTAATAAAATCTGCACCGTCTGAGATCTCAGTGTGA